A genomic window from Lutra lutra chromosome 17, mLutLut1.2, whole genome shotgun sequence includes:
- the LOC125088570 gene encoding protein FRG2-like, with protein MGSETGGSDPRSPSTRHPAGQPPCHQNPCKAKGSGVAEKPLEGKEETFSSPLRESRTQRQGSEPQTDEEHAQEAELERVGGISGPGASLADEPSVTPGRRTRRTPDGDRGGESEETAGARPRRQGARGAERSGRRRYRSPGDRPPPLRKRLVTALRALSEAIHQDVAQACEQREHSPLTWEQRSGLEELWGPLCAALQTVYTVAHQAAYVFPAESWLVPGPQPSPGGLPRGAEDKPGAAGRV; from the exons ATGGGCTCGGAAACTGGAGGCTCAGACCCACGCAGCCCCTCCACGCGACACCCCGCGGGCCAGCCGCCCTGCCATCAGAATCCCTGTAAAGCAAAGGGCTCAGGTGTAGCGGAGAAACCactggaagggaaagaggagacattCTCTTCCCCATTAAGAGAGAGCCGCACCCAGAGGCAAG GGTCAGAGCCGCAGACTGATGAGGAGCATGCCCAGGAAGCTGAGCTCGAAAGAGTCGGCGGCATCTCTGGACCGG GGGCCTCTCTCGCAGACGAGCCCAGTGTCACTCCGGGAAGGAGGACACGGAGGACGCCCGACGGGGATCGCGGCGGCGAGAGCGAGGAGACCGCAGGTGCCCGCCCCAGGAGACAAGGGGCGCGGGGCGCGGAGCGCAGTGGGCGCCGCAGATACAGGTCCCCGGGAGACCGGCCGCCTCCCCTGCGCAAGAGGCTGGTGACCGCCCTGCGCGCCCTGTCTGAGGCCATCCATCAGGACGTCGCCCAGGCGTGCGAGCAGCGGGAGCACTCCCCGCTGACCTGGGAGCAGCGCTCGGGGCTCGAGGAACTCTGGGGGCCCCTGTGCGCGGCCTTGCAGACCGTCTACACCGTGGCCCACCAGGCGGCCTACGTCTTCCCTGCAGAGAGCTGGCTCGTGCCGGGCCCGCAGCCGAGCCCCGGAGGACTCCCGCGGGGGGCGGAGGACAAGCCCGGGGCGGCAGGGCGTGTTTGA